The following proteins come from a genomic window of Dermacentor albipictus isolate Rhodes 1998 colony chromosome 8, USDA_Dalb.pri_finalv2, whole genome shotgun sequence:
- the LOC135896269 gene encoding tigger transposable element-derived protein 6-like has protein sequence MIRKKLKVLMLLDNCSAHHVNAHLKAVEVLFLPPNTTTKLQPMDKGVIANFKVHYRRRVIEHLLIDVHTADNVAGMKVPLVKAIFFASGACRDVKRLTLCLGLSHMDFVFAYEDLVATEDFTTEEVAGSVMEKTGGQRLRQRMRRC, from the coding sequence ATGATCCGAAAGAAGCTCAAGGTGCTGATGTTGCTTGACAACTGCAGTGCGCATCACGTCAACGCACACTTGAAAGCTGTGGAGGTTTTGTTCCTGCCCCCAAACACTACCACCAAGCTGCAGCCCATGGACAAGGGGGTTATTGCCAACTTTAAGGTCCACTACCGGCGCCGAGTGATCGAGCACCTCCTGATTGATGTTCACACTGCCGACAACGTGGCCGGCATGAAGGTGCCTTTGGTAAAGGCGATTTTCTTCGCAAGCGGAGCCTGCAGGGATGTGAAGCGCCTGACCTTGTGCCTGGGTCTAAGCCACATGGACTTCGTTTTCGCCTACGAAGACCTTGTTGCCACCGAGGACTTCACGACTGAAGAAGTTGCCGGGAGTGTCATGGAAAAGACTGGTGGACAGCGCCTCCGACAGCGAATGCGACGATGCTAG